A single window of Nicotiana sylvestris chromosome 3, ASM39365v2, whole genome shotgun sequence DNA harbors:
- the LOC138887936 gene encoding uncharacterized protein, whose product MNIQELLVIGDSDLLIHQIREEWATKNSNILHYLHHVQELRKRFTKTEFQHVPRVQNEFADALATLSSIIQHPNKNFIDPIPIKIYDQPAYYAHVEEEADGKPWFHDIKEYLT is encoded by the coding sequence atgaacattcaggaattactagtgatcggagattcagacctgcttatacatcagatccgagaagaatgggcaactaagAACTCCAATATACTCcattatctgcatcatgtacaggagttgaggaagaggttcacaaagacagagttccaacatgttcccagagttcagaatgagtttgccgatgcattggctaccctatcgtccatAATACAGCACCcaaacaagaacttcattgatcctattccgataaagatctatgatcagccagcttactatgctcatgtagaagaagaagcagacggaaaaccttggtttcatgatatcaaggaatatttgacgtaG